From Candidatus Margulisiibacteriota bacterium, the proteins below share one genomic window:
- the dnaG gene encoding DNA primase — protein sequence MIDPKTIEEIKLKSDIVTVIGRYVPLKQKGNNFWGLCPFHKEKTPSFAVSKDKGIFRCFGCGKSGNVFSFIREVEHVDFVQAVRLLGEQCGVTIAEVQGEHYEQNKVLYQINEAAEKFFQEQLWRSDRAQNYLQERRLTRETALLFGLGYAPESWTSLLAHLQNQFAPEKIAAAGLALRRDNGEYLDRFHKRLMFPIKNAQGKTLAFSGRIIGPEDAAKYVNSPETPIFFKGHNLYGLHLAKKAITEQNKAALVEGQMDVVACHAAGFSNAVASLGTAFTADQARLLGKYSKNVVIAYDKDEAGLNATDKTIEALAALNFQTRILDIPAKDPDEMIQKYGAEALKQAIDNAGDFVQYKLTRVLRKYNLRDRLQKSQAAREGLQILDALPDRVLASEYLKWLGQQTGIGAEILRENQNERKMPAFGYVPKKYVPPAPKDKYARAEEGLFAVMLSDLELRGRFFARFQPEDLAENWRPALKYLQQNSFVDDKLLEDLEAKPEAGEIKELISRVLVEQERLSGVECFNILEQKKTNEIKQKLRGELAVAETAGDELKAAEILRQLQQIQIGSVNE from the coding sequence GTGCCCGTTTCACAAGGAAAAAACGCCGTCTTTTGCCGTGTCCAAAGACAAAGGTATTTTCCGCTGTTTTGGCTGCGGTAAGAGCGGTAATGTTTTTTCTTTTATCCGCGAGGTTGAGCATGTCGATTTTGTGCAGGCGGTGCGTCTGCTCGGCGAACAGTGCGGCGTGACTATCGCTGAAGTGCAGGGCGAGCATTACGAACAGAACAAAGTTTTGTACCAGATCAACGAGGCGGCTGAAAAATTTTTTCAGGAACAGCTCTGGCGCAGCGACCGCGCCCAAAATTATCTGCAGGAGCGCCGTTTGACGCGGGAGACAGCGCTGCTCTTTGGCCTGGGTTATGCGCCGGAAAGCTGGACCAGTCTGCTGGCGCATTTGCAAAATCAATTTGCGCCGGAAAAGATCGCGGCGGCAGGGCTGGCCCTGCGGCGGGACAACGGCGAATATCTGGACCGTTTTCACAAACGCCTGATGTTCCCGATCAAAAACGCGCAGGGCAAAACGCTGGCTTTCAGCGGACGGATCATCGGGCCGGAAGATGCCGCGAAGTACGTCAATTCACCGGAGACGCCGATATTTTTCAAAGGCCACAATCTCTACGGCCTGCATTTGGCCAAAAAAGCCATAACGGAGCAAAATAAAGCGGCGCTGGTCGAGGGACAGATGGATGTGGTGGCCTGTCATGCCGCGGGTTTCAGCAACGCGGTGGCCAGTTTGGGCACGGCTTTTACCGCGGATCAGGCCAGGCTGCTTGGCAAATACAGCAAAAATGTGGTGATCGCTTACGACAAAGACGAGGCCGGACTGAACGCCACGGACAAAACTATCGAAGCGCTGGCGGCCTTGAATTTTCAGACCCGGATTTTGGACATACCGGCCAAAGACCCCGACGAAATGATCCAGAAATACGGCGCGGAAGCCTTGAAACAGGCAATTGACAATGCCGGCGATTTTGTCCAGTATAAATTGACGCGCGTTTTGCGTAAATACAATCTGCGGGACCGCCTGCAAAAATCTCAAGCGGCGCGCGAGGGACTGCAAATTCTTGACGCGCTGCCGGACCGCGTGCTGGCCAGTGAATATCTCAAATGGCTGGGGCAGCAGACAGGTATTGGCGCCGAGATATTGCGTGAAAATCAGAATGAGCGTAAAATGCCAGCCTTCGGGTATGTTCCTAAAAAATATGTGCCGCCGGCGCCGAAAGATAAATATGCCAGGGCGGAAGAGGGTTTATTTGCCGTAATGCTCAGTGACCTGGAATTGCGCGGCCGTTTTTTTGCGCGGTTTCAGCCGGAGGATTTAGCGGAAAACTGGCGGCCGGCGTTAAAATATTTGCAACAAAACAGCTTTGTTGACGATAAATTGTTAGAGGATCTGGAAGCGAAGCCGGAAGCCGGGGAGATCAAAGAATTGATCAGCCGCGTTTTGGTTGAACAAGAGAGGCTGAGCGGGGTGGAGTGCTTCAATATACTGGAGCAAAAAAAAACAAACGAGATAAAACAAAAATTGCGCGGTGAACTGGCGGTGGCGGAAACGGCCGGCGACGAGCTTAAAGCGGCGGAAATCCTGCGGCAATTGCAGCAAATACAGATAGGAAGTGTTAATGAATAA
- the galE gene encoding UDP-glucose 4-epimerase GalE, giving the protein MNILVTGGAGYIGSHMLRYLLRHDLRPVVLDNLVYGHRASLPEKTRFYRGDIADQKLTARIIQKEKITAVMHFSAYAYVGESVENPRKYYENNFSKTQKLLDTLLDNNVSYFIFSSTCATYGASYNASAGASYNTSAGASYNAPDAEKLHENLPQNPINPYGFTKLAVEKMLADYSRAYGLRYAALRYFNAAGADDAGAVGEAHTPETHLIPLALQSILRPARQLKIFGTDYPTPDGTCVRDYVHVYDLAAAHLQALDYILKNKTSDCFNLGSENGYSVREIIRACEKVSGRRVNFQEAGRRAGDPAYLVADSGKAKKILNWQARYDLEKIIATAWQWEQNRRY; this is encoded by the coding sequence ATGAACATACTCGTTACCGGCGGCGCAGGCTATATCGGTTCGCACATGCTGCGTTATCTTCTGCGTCATGATTTGCGTCCGGTGGTTTTGGACAATCTGGTTTATGGCCACCGGGCAAGCCTGCCGGAAAAAACCAGGTTTTACCGCGGCGACATCGCCGACCAAAAGCTGACCGCCAGAATAATCCAAAAAGAAAAAATCACTGCCGTCATGCATTTTTCCGCTTACGCCTACGTCGGAGAATCGGTGGAAAACCCGCGCAAATATTACGAAAACAATTTCAGCAAAACACAAAAACTGCTGGACACGCTGCTGGACAACAATGTTTCCTATTTTATTTTTTCCTCTACCTGCGCGACCTATGGCGCGTCTTATAACGCGTCGGCTGGCGCGTCTTATAACACGTCGGCTGGCGCGTCTTATAACGCGCCGGACGCTGAAAAACTGCACGAAAATCTACCGCAAAACCCTATCAATCCTTACGGTTTCACCAAGCTGGCCGTGGAAAAAATGCTGGCGGATTACAGCAGGGCTTACGGCCTGCGTTACGCGGCTCTGCGTTATTTCAACGCGGCCGGCGCGGACGACGCTGGCGCGGTCGGCGAAGCCCACACTCCCGAAACACACCTGATACCGCTGGCCCTGCAGTCTATCCTGCGGCCCGCCAGACAATTAAAAATTTTTGGCACGGATTACCCCACCCCTGACGGAACCTGTGTGCGGGATTACGTGCATGTTTACGATCTGGCCGCCGCGCATTTGCAGGCGCTGGATTATATTCTGAAAAACAAGACTTCCGACTGCTTCAATCTCGGTTCCGAAAACGGCTATTCGGTGCGGGAAATAATCCGCGCCTGCGAAAAAGTCAGCGGCCGCCGGGTGAATTTTCAGGAGGCTGGCCGCCGCGCCGGTGATCCGGCCTATCTGGTCGCGGATTCCGGCAAAGCGAAAAAAATCCTCAACTGGCAGGCGCGGTATGATCTGGAAAAAATCATCGCCACAGCCTGGCAGTGGGAACAAAATCGTCGTTATTAA
- the rpoD gene encoding RNA polymerase sigma factor RpoD, translated as MVKAQKKKLIKKPAAKKPLKKVKAVKPVKPEKSQTVSVSKKTLRDLAESIVLTAAPESAKKKDDYESKRKLLEQKAKSKNGLTPDDILNVFDDPEEAMMITEDFVSQGVEILNDDIGALEEADEALPPAHDDDLIVDQSPNIETAAGKIELKKPISSLLKKSESAGVDDAVRMYLREIGMINLLTFAEEQELAKKIRQGSEEAKRALATSNLRLVVSIAKKYTGRGMQFLDLIQEGNLGLIRAVEKFDHRKGFKFSTYATWWIRQAITRAIADQARTIRIPVHMVETINKIRKVSRALLQKLSRKPTDEELAKHSGIPIDKVREIVKVAQVPLSLEMPVGDEDSSRLGDFVEEGSNLDMDEHVGSRMLREEMNAALKTLTERESMVLRLRFGMDDERPRTLEEVGKVYNVTRERIRQIEAKALKKLRHPSRNQRLLEYLN; from the coding sequence ATGGTTAAAGCACAAAAGAAAAAACTAATAAAAAAACCAGCGGCGAAAAAACCGCTAAAAAAAGTTAAGGCGGTCAAACCGGTCAAACCGGAAAAAAGCCAGACTGTTTCTGTCAGCAAGAAAACTTTGCGGGATCTGGCGGAAAGTATTGTCCTGACCGCGGCGCCGGAAAGCGCCAAGAAAAAAGACGATTACGAATCTAAGCGCAAACTGCTGGAGCAGAAAGCCAAATCTAAAAACGGCTTGACGCCGGACGATATTTTAAATGTTTTTGACGATCCCGAAGAGGCGATGATGATCACCGAGGATTTCGTCAGCCAGGGCGTGGAAATCCTCAACGACGATATTGGCGCTCTGGAAGAAGCCGACGAAGCGCTGCCGCCGGCGCATGATGACGATCTGATCGTCGATCAATCACCCAATATCGAAACGGCGGCCGGCAAGATCGAGCTGAAAAAACCAATTTCTTCCCTGCTCAAGAAAAGCGAATCCGCCGGCGTGGATGACGCGGTGCGCATGTATCTGCGCGAGATCGGCATGATCAATCTGCTGACTTTTGCTGAAGAGCAGGAGCTGGCCAAAAAAATCCGGCAGGGTAGTGAAGAAGCTAAACGCGCGCTGGCGACTTCCAATCTACGGCTGGTCGTGAGCATTGCCAAAAAATACACCGGCCGCGGCATGCAGTTTTTGGATCTGATCCAGGAGGGCAATCTGGGCTTGATCCGCGCGGTGGAAAAATTTGACCACCGCAAGGGTTTTAAGTTTTCGACTTACGCGACATGGTGGATCCGCCAGGCGATCACCCGCGCGATAGCTGACCAGGCGCGCACGATCCGCATTCCGGTGCATATGGTCGAAACGATCAATAAGATCCGCAAGGTTTCCCGCGCGCTGCTACAAAAACTTTCGCGCAAACCGACCGATGAAGAGCTGGCCAAACATTCCGGCATACCGATCGACAAGGTGCGCGAGATCGTCAAGGTCGCGCAGGTGCCGCTTTCGCTGGAAATGCCGGTCGGCGATGAGGACAGTTCGCGTTTGGGTGATTTTGTCGAAGAGGGTTCCAATCTCGACATGGATGAGCATGTCGGCAGCCGGATGCTGCGTGAGGAAATGAACGCCGCGCTGAAGACGCTGACCGAGCGGGAAAGCATGGTGCTGCGCCTGCGTTTTGGCATGGACGATGAGCGGCCGCGCACACTGGAAGAAGTCGGAAAGGTTTACAATGTCACGCGCGAGCGTATCCGGCAGATCGAGGCCAAGGCGCTCAAAAAACTGCGGCATCCTTCGCGCAATCAGCGTTTGCTGGAATACCTGAATTAG
- the hisA gene encoding 1-(5-phosphoribosyl)-5-[(5-phosphoribosylamino)methylideneamino]imidazole-4-carboxamide isomerase has product MFKPIPAIDLLGGQVVRLTTGDYARSKVYAVDPAAVARQWQEAGARLIHLVDLDGARAGRPVNLASLARIRAAVSCELELGGGLRTEAAVQKILELGIDYAILGSLALKDKPLTQKLVEKYADKIIVGIDARRGKAAAEGWLENSDTDALALIKEMEKIGVRKIIYTEISRDGTLSGVDLALYKKLCAYTKIEIIASGGAASLRDARALATIPGLGGVIIGKALYENKIDLKELFK; this is encoded by the coding sequence ATGTTTAAACCGATACCAGCTATAGACTTGCTCGGCGGGCAAGTCGTGCGCCTGACCACGGGTGATTATGCCCGTAGCAAAGTGTACGCCGTGGACCCGGCCGCCGTCGCGCGGCAGTGGCAGGAGGCTGGCGCGCGGCTGATCCATTTGGTGGATCTGGACGGGGCCAGGGCCGGACGGCCAGTTAATTTAGCAAGTCTGGCCAGAATTCGCGCGGCCGTTTCCTGCGAGCTGGAGCTGGGCGGAGGTTTACGCACGGAAGCCGCTGTGCAAAAAATTCTAGAGCTGGGCATCGACTACGCAATACTCGGCTCGCTTGCTCTGAAAGACAAGCCCTTGACCCAAAAATTAGTCGAAAAATACGCGGACAAAATTATTGTCGGCATCGATGCGCGCCGCGGCAAGGCCGCCGCTGAAGGCTGGCTGGAAAATTCTGACACCGATGCTCTAGCGCTCATCAAAGAAATGGAAAAGATCGGCGTGCGCAAAATTATTTACACGGAAATATCCCGCGACGGTACTTTGAGCGGCGTAGACCTGGCGCTCTATAAAAAACTTTGCGCTTATACTAAAATTGAAATTATCGCTTCCGGCGGCGCGGCTTCGTTGCGGGACGCACGGGCTTTGGCAACCATTCCAGGTTTGGGCGGCGTAATCATCGGCAAAGCTTTATACGAAAACAAAATTGACTTAAAGGAATTATTTAAATGA
- a CDS encoding sigma-70 family RNA polymerase sigma factor translates to MFVCQTKKIAVKEAASRKQSKRAIFNLEAEPLRVYLQEIRKYPLLTLAEEQFLGEQISKGRDPGADEKTQQESRAAQQKLINSNLRLVIKIVREYDVSRSARFWDLIQEGNIGLIYAVKKYDYAKSKFSTYAAHWIRSKIMRALKNSSMIYLPNRKIGAIKRLGKDLEFLQQEYGREPTAQELAEYTGLSLLEIAELRKIDQQSMPWSLSVDRNGDSLNDFIRDPSASDWDELNVKSLLRHAVKQGVLSAREADIVYKRNIEKFKLKELNVIYRVTKEWVRQIDISALKKLKVFLEQ, encoded by the coding sequence ATGTTTGTCTGTCAGACTAAAAAAATTGCCGTTAAAGAAGCGGCCTCCCGCAAACAGAGCAAAAGAGCAATTTTCAACCTGGAGGCTGAGCCTCTGCGGGTTTATCTTCAAGAGATAAGGAAATATCCGCTGCTAACTCTTGCTGAGGAGCAATTTTTAGGCGAACAAATAAGCAAAGGCCGCGACCCCGGCGCCGATGAAAAAACCCAACAAGAAAGCCGCGCCGCGCAGCAAAAGCTGATCAATTCTAATCTGCGTCTGGTGATCAAAATTGTTAGAGAATACGACGTTTCCCGTAGCGCGCGGTTTTGGGATCTGATCCAGGAGGGCAATATCGGGTTGATCTACGCGGTGAAAAAATATGACTACGCTAAAAGCAAATTTTCAACTTATGCCGCGCACTGGATCCGGAGTAAAATTATGCGGGCTCTAAAAAACAGCAGTATGATCTATCTGCCCAATCGAAAAATTGGCGCCATAAAGAGGCTGGGTAAAGATCTGGAATTTTTGCAGCAGGAGTACGGACGCGAGCCGACCGCGCAGGAGTTAGCTGAGTATACGGGACTGTCCCTGCTGGAAATAGCCGAACTGAGGAAAATCGATCAACAGTCTATGCCCTGGAGTCTGTCTGTGGATCGCAACGGTGATTCTCTGAATGATTTTATAAGAGACCCCTCTGCTTCAGATTGGGACGAGCTGAATGTAAAATCGCTTTTGCGGCACGCGGTAAAACAAGGAGTTTTGTCCGCACGAGAAGCCGATATTGTTTACAAGCGGAATATTGAGAAATTTAAACTAAAAGAACTCAACGTTATTTATCGGGTTACTAAAGAGTGGGTCAGGCAGATTGACATCAGCGCTCTGAAAAAGTTAAAAGTTTTTTTAGAACAATAA